A stretch of the Dechloromonas sp. TW-R-39-2 genome encodes the following:
- the ybgC gene encoding tol-pal system-associated acyl-CoA thioesterase, translated as MKYEPKPNAFSIPVRVYYEDTDAGGVVYYANYLRFFERCRTEWMRFAGHDQSALAAEAGIGFVARKASCEYLKPARLDDELTVGLEVEKLTRVRVVFRQHVRRGDVELVTGTVEIACVNMATMTPAAIPDFLHQKLEALK; from the coding sequence ATGAAATACGAGCCCAAGCCCAACGCCTTCTCGATCCCCGTTCGTGTCTATTACGAAGATACCGACGCCGGCGGCGTGGTTTACTACGCCAATTACCTCCGCTTCTTCGAGCGTTGCCGTACGGAATGGATGCGTTTTGCCGGCCACGACCAATCGGCGCTGGCTGCCGAAGCCGGTATTGGTTTCGTGGCGCGCAAGGCGAGTTGCGAATATCTCAAGCCGGCAAGGCTCGACGACGAACTGACTGTTGGTCTGGAAGTCGAAAAACTCACCCGTGTCCGCGTCGTCTTCCGTCAGCACGTCCGCCGTGGCGACGTTGAACTGGTCACCGGCACCGTCGAAATCGCCTGCGTCAACATGGCCACCATGACGCCGGCGGCCATCCCCGATTTTCTGCATCAAAAACTGGAAGCGCTGAAATGA
- the ruvB gene encoding Holliday junction branch migration DNA helicase RuvB, giving the protein MIETDQLFAPQADSPRAAVDRIIAPNSKSAQEEALERALRPKRLADYTGQVKIREQLEIFIQAAKNRSESLDHVLLFGPPGLGKTTLAHIVAAEMGVNLRQTSGPVLERAGDLAAILTNLEPHDVLFIDEIHRLSPVVEEILYPALEDFQIDIMIGEGPAARSVKLDLPPFTLVGATTRAGMLTNPLRDRFGIVARLEFYNADELKSIVSRSASLLNAPIDPEGSLEIAKRSRGTPRIANRLLRRVRDYAEVKADGNITRQVADAALHMLDVDPAGLDLMDRKLLSAVIDKFGGGPVGVDNLAAAIGEARDTIEDVLEPYLIQQGYLQRTLRGRIATPAIYRHLGLPVPNSPETLPEN; this is encoded by the coding sequence ATGATCGAAACCGACCAACTTTTTGCTCCGCAGGCCGATTCTCCCCGTGCCGCGGTCGACCGCATCATTGCCCCGAATTCGAAATCGGCTCAGGAAGAGGCGCTGGAACGGGCGCTCCGTCCCAAGCGGCTGGCTGATTACACCGGCCAGGTCAAGATTCGCGAGCAACTGGAAATCTTCATCCAGGCAGCCAAGAATCGCAGCGAATCGCTCGACCATGTGTTGCTTTTCGGGCCGCCAGGTCTGGGCAAGACGACTTTGGCCCATATTGTGGCGGCGGAGATGGGCGTCAACCTGCGCCAGACTTCCGGCCCGGTGCTCGAACGAGCCGGCGACCTCGCCGCCATCCTGACCAATCTCGAACCGCACGATGTACTGTTTATCGACGAAATTCACCGTCTTTCACCGGTCGTTGAAGAAATTCTCTACCCGGCGCTGGAGGATTTCCAGATCGACATCATGATCGGCGAAGGCCCGGCGGCACGCTCGGTCAAGCTTGATCTGCCACCGTTCACGCTGGTCGGTGCGACGACCCGGGCCGGCATGCTGACCAATCCGCTGCGCGACCGTTTCGGTATCGTCGCCCGGCTTGAGTTTTACAACGCCGATGAACTGAAAAGTATCGTCAGTCGTTCCGCCTCCCTGCTTAATGCGCCGATCGACCCGGAAGGCTCGCTCGAAATCGCCAAACGTTCGCGTGGCACGCCGCGTATCGCCAACCGCTTGTTGCGTCGGGTGCGCGATTACGCCGAGGTCAAGGCCGATGGCAACATTACCCGCCAGGTCGCCGATGCCGCGTTGCATATGCTTGACGTTGACCCTGCCGGGCTTGACCTGATGGATCGCAAACTGCTCTCGGCGGTGATCGATAAATTCGGCGGCGGACCGGTCGGAGTCGACAATCTGGCGGCTGCGATTGGCGAAGCTCGCGACACGATCGAAGATGTCCTGGAGCCCTACCTGATCCAGCAAGGCTATCTGCAACGGACCTTGCGCGGCCGGATTGCCACGCCGGCCATTTATCGCCATCTTGGCTTGCCGGTGCCAAATTCGCCGGAAACCTTGCCGGAAAACTGA
- a CDS encoding AI-2E family transporter has translation MFSSEENPKRLAQIALVILLIVGCIAVLWPMIGAVLFAFVVWICTWPLYSEQLLPRLGGRNTLAATLMTTLLVLVMLLPMIFLAGSLASSADKLIDFARPYVEQGLPLDPPAWLSGLPFFGVEIDTFWHQIASNRAELNALLKQLVVPLRQFGLALGGIAANGLLQVALVIFVVFFLYRDGAKVVHSLYVAAHKLGGELGQEMLDKARGTVVGVMLGIVGTAAAQGTVAMIGFLIAGVPAAVLLGFATFFLSMIPIGPPLIWGGAAAWLYSQGLTGWAIFMVLYGLFIISSIDNFVKPVLMARGAGISILLIALGVLGGVLVFGFIGIFLGPVLLALGHMLFGRWTREDISA, from the coding sequence ATGTTCAGCAGCGAGGAAAATCCCAAGCGCCTGGCGCAGATTGCGCTGGTGATCTTGCTGATTGTCGGCTGCATTGCCGTGCTCTGGCCGATGATCGGCGCCGTGCTGTTCGCTTTCGTCGTCTGGATCTGCACCTGGCCGCTTTATTCAGAACAGCTGCTGCCGCGTCTGGGCGGCCGCAACACGCTGGCCGCCACCTTGATGACGACCCTGCTCGTGCTGGTCATGCTGCTGCCGATGATCTTCCTGGCTGGCAGTCTGGCGAGCAGCGCCGACAAGCTGATCGATTTCGCCCGGCCTTATGTCGAGCAGGGCTTGCCGCTCGATCCACCCGCCTGGCTTAGTGGATTGCCGTTTTTTGGTGTCGAGATCGATACTTTCTGGCACCAGATCGCCAGTAACCGGGCCGAACTGAATGCCCTGCTCAAGCAACTGGTCGTGCCTTTGCGCCAGTTCGGGCTGGCGCTCGGCGGCATTGCTGCCAACGGTTTGTTGCAGGTGGCGTTGGTGATTTTTGTTGTTTTCTTCCTTTATCGCGACGGCGCCAAGGTGGTCCATTCGTTGTATGTCGCCGCGCACAAACTCGGCGGCGAGTTGGGTCAAGAAATGCTCGACAAAGCACGCGGCACGGTGGTTGGGGTGATGCTGGGCATTGTCGGCACGGCTGCGGCACAAGGCACGGTGGCGATGATCGGTTTCCTGATTGCCGGTGTTCCGGCTGCAGTCCTGCTGGGTTTTGCCACCTTTTTCCTGTCGATGATTCCAATCGGGCCGCCGTTGATCTGGGGGGGCGCCGCCGCCTGGCTTTACAGTCAGGGGCTGACCGGCTGGGCGATTTTCATGGTCCTTTACGGCCTGTTCATCATCAGCAGTATCGACAACTTTGTAAAACCCGTCCTGATGGCGCGCGGCGCCGGCATTTCGATTTTGCTGATCGCGCTCGGCGTGCTTGGTGGGGTGCTGGTCTTCGGCTTCATCGGCATTTTTCTCGGGCCGGTACTGCTGGCGCTCGGCCATATGCTGTTTGGCCGCTGGACGCGTGAGGACATTTCCGCATGA
- the ruvA gene encoding Holliday junction branch migration protein RuvA: MIGRLTGILAEKNPPQIVLEVNGVGYELDVPMSTFYNLPANGEKTRLLTHFAVREDGHYLYGFLTEAERFAFRQLLKVSGIGARTALSVLSGLSVGDLAAAVAQQELGRLIKVPGIGKKTAERLLLELKGKLAETTGVSLLAAVDDTKQDISNALLALGYNEKEAAAAMKQLPADIGTSDGIRAALKLLSKV; the protein is encoded by the coding sequence ATGATTGGAAGACTGACCGGCATCCTCGCCGAAAAAAATCCCCCGCAGATCGTGCTGGAGGTGAATGGCGTCGGCTACGAGCTCGACGTGCCGATGAGCACCTTCTACAACCTGCCGGCCAATGGCGAAAAAACGCGCTTGCTGACCCATTTCGCCGTGCGTGAGGACGGTCACTATCTGTACGGCTTCCTGACCGAGGCCGAACGTTTCGCTTTCCGTCAGTTGCTCAAGGTTTCCGGGATCGGCGCGCGCACTGCGCTGTCGGTCCTCTCTGGCCTGTCGGTCGGCGATCTGGCCGCTGCCGTGGCGCAGCAGGAGCTGGGTCGCCTGATCAAGGTGCCGGGCATCGGCAAGAAAACGGCCGAGCGCCTGTTGCTCGAACTCAAGGGCAAACTGGCTGAAACTACCGGTGTTTCGCTGCTTGCTGCGGTCGACGATACAAAACAGGATATTTCCAACGCCCTGCTCGCTCTGGGTTACAACGAAAAGGAAGCGGCTGCGGCAATGAAGCAATTGCCAGCCGATATCGGCACCTCGGATGGCATCCGGGCGGCGCTCAAATTGTTGTCCAAGGTCTGA
- the ruvC gene encoding crossover junction endodeoxyribonuclease RuvC has product MSLATPRILGIDPGLRVTGFGVVELHGNKLVYIASGCIKSNDKQSLPERIKTLFAGISEVVATYQPDQAAVEKVFVNVNPQSTLLLGQARGAAISALVHAGLPVSEYTALQVKQAVVGHGKAAKEQVQDMVVRLLNLSGSPTSDAADALACAICHAHGGQGLGAMATAGYRIRGGRLIG; this is encoded by the coding sequence GTGAGTCTGGCGACACCGCGTATTCTCGGGATCGATCCTGGTTTGCGGGTCACGGGGTTCGGTGTCGTCGAGTTGCACGGCAACAAACTGGTCTATATCGCCAGTGGCTGCATCAAGTCGAACGACAAGCAATCGCTGCCGGAGCGGATCAAAACGCTGTTTGCCGGGATCAGCGAGGTGGTTGCAACGTATCAGCCGGATCAGGCTGCGGTCGAGAAGGTCTTCGTCAACGTCAATCCGCAATCGACCCTGCTGCTCGGCCAGGCGCGCGGTGCGGCAATCAGCGCCCTGGTTCACGCCGGTCTGCCGGTCTCCGAATACACGGCATTGCAGGTCAAGCAGGCCGTCGTCGGCCATGGCAAGGCGGCCAAGGAGCAGGTTCAGGACATGGTGGTCCGGTTGCTCAATCTCTCCGGTTCACCGACTTCCGACGCGGCCGATGCGCTGGCTTGCGCCATTTGCCATGCGCATGGCGGGCAAGGTTTGGGCGCCATGGCGACCGCCGGGTATCGCATTCGGGGCGGCCGCCTGATAGGATGA
- a CDS encoding DMT family transporter, translating to MQRLYPFLFVFLWSTGFIGAKYGLPYAEPLSFLLTRYAFVIALMTAIALLTRAPWPKAPMQWVHIAVSGLLVHAVYLGGVFVAIRHGLPAGVTALVVGMQPLLTALGAGWLLGEQVNRRQWAGLGLGFVGVALVVSGKFGEAAALGPMLVPALIALLGITIGTLYQKRFCASFDLRTGSVIQFVPTALVTALAVLSFENYRIEWNGDFIFALGWLVLVLSIGAISLLNLLIRSGSAVNVASLFYLTPLSTALIAFVIFDEKLTLTAAIGMLIAVSGVYLVARPK from the coding sequence ATGCAGCGCCTCTACCCCTTTCTTTTTGTCTTTCTGTGGAGCACCGGCTTCATTGGGGCCAAGTACGGCCTGCCTTACGCCGAGCCACTTTCTTTTCTGCTCACCCGCTACGCCTTCGTCATCGCCCTGATGACGGCAATCGCCCTGCTGACCCGGGCACCTTGGCCGAAAGCGCCGATGCAGTGGGTGCATATTGCTGTTTCCGGCTTGCTGGTCCATGCCGTTTATCTCGGCGGGGTTTTCGTCGCCATCCGGCACGGCCTGCCGGCCGGCGTCACGGCGCTGGTCGTCGGCATGCAACCCTTGCTGACGGCGCTGGGGGCCGGCTGGTTGCTTGGCGAACAGGTCAATCGCCGGCAGTGGGCCGGTCTGGGCCTCGGTTTTGTCGGCGTTGCGTTGGTTGTCTCAGGCAAATTTGGCGAGGCTGCCGCCCTCGGGCCGATGTTGGTTCCCGCTTTGATTGCCTTGCTCGGCATCACCATCGGCACCTTGTACCAGAAACGTTTTTGCGCCAGCTTCGATCTGCGCACCGGGTCGGTCATCCAGTTCGTTCCGACGGCGCTGGTCACCGCGCTGGCGGTGCTGTCGTTCGAGAATTACCGGATCGAATGGAACGGCGATTTCATCTTCGCGCTCGGCTGGCTGGTGCTGGTGCTCTCGATTGGTGCGATCAGCCTGCTCAATCTGCTGATTCGCAGCGGCAGTGCGGTGAATGTCGCCAGTCTGTTTTATTTGACCCCGCTGAGCACGGCACTGATTGCCTTCGTGATTTTCGATGAAAAACTGACGTTGACCGCAGCAATCGGCATGTTGATCGCGGTCAGCGGCGTCTATCTCGTCGCACGACCCAAGTGA
- a CDS encoding YebC/PmpR family DNA-binding transcriptional regulator: MAGHSKWANIQHRKGRQDEKRGAAFSKIAKEITVAAKMGGGDAGFNPRLRVAVDKAKGVNMPKDKIDTAIKKGTGELEGVDYVEIRYEGYGIGGAAIMVDCLTDNKTRTVAEVRHAFNKYGGNMGTEGCVVFQFKHCGQMIFAPGTDEAALMDAAIEAGAEDVATNEDGSIEVITGPTDFITVKDALEAAGFKPEFGEVTMKPEGETELVGDDAVRMQKLLDALEGLDDVQEIYSTAVMDE; encoded by the coding sequence ATGGCAGGTCATTCCAAGTGGGCCAATATTCAGCACCGTAAGGGTCGTCAGGACGAAAAGCGCGGCGCCGCTTTCTCCAAGATCGCCAAGGAAATTACCGTGGCTGCCAAGATGGGCGGCGGTGATGCCGGTTTCAATCCGCGCCTGCGTGTCGCGGTCGACAAGGCCAAGGGCGTCAATATGCCCAAGGACAAGATCGATACGGCGATCAAGAAAGGGACCGGCGAACTGGAAGGCGTCGATTACGTTGAAATCCGCTACGAAGGCTACGGCATCGGCGGCGCAGCGATCATGGTCGACTGCCTGACCGACAACAAGACCCGGACCGTCGCCGAAGTGCGCCACGCCTTCAACAAGTACGGCGGCAACATGGGCACCGAAGGTTGCGTCGTGTTCCAGTTCAAGCATTGCGGCCAGATGATTTTTGCCCCGGGGACCGACGAAGCGGCGCTGATGGATGCGGCGATCGAAGCCGGTGCCGAGGACGTGGCGACCAATGAAGACGGTTCGATCGAAGTGATCACCGGGCCGACCGATTTCATCACCGTCAAGGATGCACTGGAAGCTGCCGGTTTCAAGCCGGAGTTCGGCGAAGTGACGATGAAGCCGGAAGGCGAAACCGAGCTGGTCGGCGACGACGCCGTGCGTATGCAGAAACTGCTCGATGCGCTCGAAGGTCTGGACGACGTGCAGGAAATCTACAGCACGGCTGTGATGGATGAATAA
- a CDS encoding helicase HerA-like domain-containing protein, with protein sequence MSEPLYLAKSEDGYPALLPQMANRHGLITGATGTGKTVTLQSIAERLSFAGVPVFMADVKGDLSGMGAPGVVTPKLEARLKDLGLEGFQPYANPVAFWDVFGQGGVPVRATISDMGPLLLARLLNLNDTQTGVLQLVFKIADDQGLLLLDLKDLRAMVQHVGDNAKEFTTEYGNVSSASIGAIQRGLLTLEEQGGDQFFGEPMLDINDLMKLDENGRGVINVLSAEKLVQAPALYSTFLLWLLAELFEQLPEAGDLDKPKLVFFFDEAHLLFTDAPQALTDKVEQVVRLIRSKGVGVYFVTQNPLDVPEKILGQLGNRVQHALRAFTPRDQKAVQAAAQTMRANPKFDAATVITELGVGEALVSFLDEKGRPTVVDRSIIFPPASRLGPLSADERKAMIQASPMLATYGTTVDRESAYEILRGKPATKQAAPGAIPAPPPGQPGGLNANDWGNHGGQQAQPRPAPQARQPEVAAQESGGGILDSIGEMLGGSTGPRGGKREGMIEAAAKSAARGMAGTVGREIGKQILRGVLGSILGGRR encoded by the coding sequence ATGTCCGAACCGCTTTACCTCGCCAAATCCGAAGACGGCTACCCGGCATTGCTGCCGCAGATGGCCAACCGCCACGGCCTGATCACCGGCGCCACCGGCACCGGCAAGACGGTCACCCTGCAATCGATCGCCGAACGCCTGTCCTTTGCCGGCGTTCCCGTCTTCATGGCCGACGTCAAAGGCGATCTTTCCGGCATGGGCGCGCCCGGCGTCGTCACGCCGAAGCTGGAAGCCCGGCTCAAGGATCTCGGCCTCGAAGGTTTCCAGCCTTACGCCAACCCGGTCGCCTTCTGGGATGTTTTCGGCCAGGGCGGCGTACCGGTTCGCGCCACCATTTCCGACATGGGCCCGCTGCTCCTCGCCCGCCTTCTCAACCTGAACGACACGCAAACCGGCGTGCTGCAACTGGTCTTCAAGATCGCCGACGATCAAGGCCTGTTGCTGCTCGATCTCAAGGATTTGCGCGCCATGGTCCAGCACGTGGGTGACAACGCCAAGGAATTCACCACCGAATACGGCAACGTTTCGTCAGCCTCGATCGGCGCCATCCAGCGCGGCCTGCTGACGCTGGAAGAGCAGGGCGGCGACCAGTTCTTCGGCGAACCGATGCTCGACATCAACGACCTGATGAAGCTCGATGAAAACGGGCGCGGCGTGATCAACGTGCTCTCGGCCGAAAAGCTCGTCCAGGCCCCGGCGCTTTACTCGACCTTCCTGCTCTGGCTGCTCGCCGAATTGTTCGAGCAACTGCCGGAAGCCGGCGATCTCGACAAACCCAAGCTCGTCTTCTTCTTCGACGAAGCCCACCTGCTGTTCACCGATGCCCCGCAGGCCCTGACCGACAAGGTCGAACAGGTGGTCCGGCTGATTCGCTCGAAGGGCGTCGGCGTCTATTTCGTCACCCAGAATCCGCTCGACGTGCCGGAGAAAATCCTCGGCCAGCTCGGCAACCGCGTCCAGCACGCCTTGCGCGCTTTCACGCCGCGCGACCAGAAGGCCGTCCAGGCCGCAGCCCAGACCATGCGGGCCAACCCGAAATTCGATGCAGCCACCGTCATCACCGAACTCGGCGTCGGCGAAGCACTGGTTTCCTTCCTCGACGAAAAAGGCCGCCCGACGGTGGTCGACCGCAGCATCATCTTTCCGCCCGCTTCCCGCCTCGGCCCGCTCAGCGCCGACGAACGCAAGGCGATGATCCAGGCGTCACCGATGCTCGCCACTTACGGCACCACGGTCGACCGCGAATCGGCCTACGAAATACTGCGCGGCAAGCCGGCCACAAAGCAAGCGGCTCCCGGCGCCATTCCGGCCCCGCCCCCCGGCCAGCCGGGCGGCCTTAACGCCAATGATTGGGGCAATCACGGCGGCCAGCAAGCCCAGCCACGCCCGGCGCCCCAGGCTCGCCAGCCCGAAGTCGCCGCACAGGAATCCGGCGGCGGCATTCTCGACAGCATCGGCGAAATGCTCGGCGGCAGCACCGGACCGCGGGGCGGCAAGCGCGAAGGCATGATCGAAGCGGCCGCCAAGAGCGCCGCCCGCGGCATGGCCGGCACCGTTGGCCGTGAAATCGGCAAGCAGATCCTGCGCGGCGTACTCGGCTCGATTCTCGGCGGTCGTCGCTGA
- a CDS encoding DUF3365 domain-containing protein, whose protein sequence is MKTFMPLALLLAAMPVLAQDIATLTADTKKTVLPVVPKVVSAMQEAVAEKGVAGAIPVCKEQAPALIKEKRQETSWDIRRVSLKTRNAERSTPDLWEVRQLADFNIRAANGEKPETLEKSEIVNIDGKPVFRYIKALPVGDVCLKCHGPVEQFEAGLKTKLGESYPHDQATGYAKGEVRGALTVKRPL, encoded by the coding sequence ATGAAAACTTTCATGCCTCTCGCCCTGCTGCTGGCAGCCATGCCGGTGCTGGCCCAGGACATCGCCACGCTGACCGCCGATACCAAAAAAACCGTGCTGCCCGTTGTCCCCAAGGTAGTCAGTGCAATGCAGGAGGCGGTCGCTGAAAAAGGCGTCGCCGGGGCGATTCCCGTCTGCAAGGAGCAGGCACCGGCGCTGATCAAGGAAAAACGTCAGGAAACCAGCTGGGATATTCGCCGGGTCAGCCTGAAGACGCGCAACGCCGAGCGCAGCACGCCGGATTTGTGGGAAGTCCGGCAACTGGCCGACTTCAACATCCGTGCCGCCAACGGCGAAAAACCGGAAACGCTGGAAAAGAGCGAAATCGTCAACATCGACGGCAAACCGGTCTTCCGCTACATCAAGGCCCTGCCGGTCGGCGACGTTTGCCTCAAGTGCCACGGCCCGGTTGAACAATTCGAGGCCGGTTTGAAGACCAAACTCGGCGAGAGCTATCCACACGACCAGGCGACCGGCTACGCCAAGGGCGAAGTGCGCGGTGCGCTGACCGTCAAACGACCGTTGTAA
- a CDS encoding LysR family transcriptional regulator, translating into MYYDLPDLRLVAAIADSGSLTRAAARVHLAPSSASHRLTQLEAALGVPLFARHHRGLTPTLAGESLLRHARQVFAQLEQMHADLAPYASGLNSQVTVFANTNAINCFLPEDLGDFLREHPRIRVSLEEQPSPAIIQAVAAGQVEIGVVAAERGPGSLDSQPYRRDRLALVVPAGHPLAARQIVDFAEVLDQPFVCLHAGSAIHTFMMNAAAQLGGSLDVRIQVRSFNAICRMVAAGVGIGLLPHSSIVAVDGLKTVKIADDWAPRDLQLCVRSRAALSPAAAALFDHLADKGRQALTTVV; encoded by the coding sequence ATGTATTACGATCTTCCTGATTTGCGCCTGGTTGCCGCGATTGCCGACAGTGGCAGCCTGACCCGGGCGGCCGCAAGGGTTCATCTGGCGCCCTCTTCGGCCAGCCATCGCCTGACCCAGCTTGAAGCGGCGCTCGGCGTGCCGCTGTTTGCCCGTCACCATCGTGGCCTGACCCCGACGTTGGCGGGTGAGTCGCTGTTGCGGCATGCCCGTCAGGTATTCGCCCAGCTGGAACAAATGCATGCCGATCTGGCGCCCTACGCCAGCGGCTTGAACAGCCAGGTCACGGTGTTTGCCAACACCAATGCGATCAACTGTTTTTTGCCCGAAGATCTCGGCGATTTTCTGCGTGAGCATCCGCGCATCCGGGTCAGCCTCGAAGAGCAGCCCAGTCCGGCGATCATTCAGGCGGTGGCCGCCGGGCAGGTTGAAATCGGGGTGGTGGCCGCGGAGCGCGGGCCGGGCAGCCTGGATTCGCAGCCTTACCGGCGCGATCGTCTGGCCCTGGTGGTGCCGGCCGGGCATCCGTTGGCGGCTCGCCAGATCGTCGATTTTGCCGAGGTGCTCGACCAGCCTTTTGTCTGCCTGCATGCCGGCAGTGCGATTCATACTTTCATGATGAATGCCGCGGCCCAGTTGGGTGGCAGCCTTGATGTGCGCATCCAGGTACGCAGCTTCAATGCCATTTGCCGCATGGTGGCGGCGGGTGTCGGCATCGGTTTGTTGCCGCACTCGTCGATTGTCGCGGTCGACGGCTTGAAAACGGTAAAAATCGCCGACGACTGGGCGCCGCGCGATCTGCAATTGTGCGTTCGTTCGCGCGCCGCACTCAGCCCGGCGGCAGCTGCCCTGTTCGACCATCTGGCCGACAAGGGCAGGCAGGCGCTTACAACGGTCGTTTGA
- a CDS encoding DMT family transporter: protein MTLKKSNAWQNSSATGAALALLAALGFSMKAIFVKLAYPYGVDAVTLLALRMGFALPVFLWVGLAEQRSGAQLSHQDWGRLFLLGCCGYYGASILDFWGLQYISAGLERLILFTYPTLTILIGIFFQGKPFTRREAIAIVFCYCGIGFAFMHDLDFGDARNVWLGGALVFGSSVSYAIYLSGSAPMITRIGAMRFAAIATLMSSAVTLVHFALSHPLSAFIQPLPVYGWGLAMALFATIIPVFAQTAAIKRLGAGHASLITMIGPLLTIGFGWWLLDEQISFAQVAGAGLVVGGILIASRR, encoded by the coding sequence ATGACTTTGAAAAAATCGAACGCCTGGCAAAATAGTTCTGCCACCGGTGCCGCCCTGGCCCTGCTTGCCGCACTCGGTTTTTCGATGAAGGCCATCTTCGTCAAACTGGCCTATCCGTATGGCGTCGATGCCGTCACCCTGCTGGCGCTGCGCATGGGTTTTGCGCTGCCGGTCTTTCTCTGGGTCGGCCTGGCCGAGCAACGCAGCGGCGCCCAATTGTCGCACCAGGACTGGGGCCGGCTTTTCCTGCTCGGCTGTTGCGGCTATTACGGTGCAAGCATCCTCGACTTCTGGGGCTTGCAGTACATTTCGGCCGGACTGGAGCGCCTGATCCTGTTCACCTACCCGACGCTGACCATCCTGATCGGCATTTTCTTCCAGGGCAAACCCTTCACCCGCCGCGAAGCGATTGCCATCGTCTTCTGCTATTGCGGCATCGGTTTTGCCTTCATGCATGATCTCGATTTCGGCGATGCCCGCAATGTCTGGCTCGGCGGCGCCCTTGTCTTCGGTTCCAGCGTTTCCTACGCCATCTATCTCTCGGGCAGCGCCCCGATGATCACGCGGATCGGCGCCATGCGCTTTGCCGCCATCGCCACGCTAATGTCGTCGGCCGTCACCTTGGTACACTTCGCCCTGTCACATCCGCTCAGCGCCTTCATCCAGCCATTGCCGGTATACGGCTGGGGACTGGCGATGGCCTTGTTCGCCACGATCATCCCGGTATTCGCCCAAACGGCGGCAATCAAGCGGCTCGGCGCCGGCCATGCCTCGCTGATCACGATGATCGGACCATTACTCACCATCGGCTTTGGCTGGTGGCTGCTCGACGAGCAAATTTCCTTCGCCCAGGTGGCCGGAGCCGGCCTGGTTGTCGGCGGTATCCTGATCGCCAGCCGACGCTGA
- a CDS encoding PTS sugar transporter subunit IIA, translating into MIGILLITHGSYGEALVQNACHVLNKRPIQLNQLGVAAQDDPLDLLPLAQQMLALVDTGEGAVVLTDIFGASPANLALKLLEPGRVEGIAGVNLPMLLRALTYREKGMETLLTRAIGGGRDGVFNMQDH; encoded by the coding sequence ATGATCGGAATTCTACTCATCACCCATGGCAGCTATGGCGAGGCACTCGTCCAGAACGCCTGCCACGTGCTCAACAAGCGCCCGATCCAGCTCAACCAGCTGGGCGTGGCCGCTCAGGATGACCCGCTCGACCTCCTGCCACTGGCTCAACAAATGCTCGCCCTGGTTGATACCGGCGAAGGTGCGGTCGTCCTGACCGACATTTTTGGTGCCAGCCCGGCCAATCTCGCCCTGAAACTACTGGAACCGGGGCGCGTCGAAGGCATCGCCGGGGTTAATCTGCCGATGCTGCTACGCGCCTTGACCTACCGCGAAAAAGGCATGGAAACCTTGCTCACCCGAGCCATCGGCGGCGGCCGCGATGGCGTTTTCAACATGCAGGACCACTAG
- a CDS encoding HPr family phosphocarrier protein, whose protein sequence is MQTRETEIINKLGLHARASAKLTQLAGKYKSEVWMTKGTRRINAKSIMGVMMLAAGKGSKVTVETDGPDEAEAMDALLALIADYFGEGE, encoded by the coding sequence ATGCAGACCAGAGAAACTGAAATCATCAATAAACTGGGCCTGCACGCCCGCGCCTCGGCCAAGCTGACCCAGCTGGCCGGCAAATACAAGAGCGAAGTCTGGATGACCAAAGGCACGCGACGAATCAACGCCAAGAGCATCATGGGGGTGATGATGCTGGCGGCTGGCAAGGGCTCGAAAGTGACTGTCGAGACCGACGGCCCGGATGAGGCTGAGGCGATGGATGCGCTGCTTGCGCTGATCGCCGATTATTTCGGCGAAGGGGAGTAA